One Olsenella sp. oral taxon 807 DNA segment encodes these proteins:
- a CDS encoding bacterial transcriptional activator domain-containing protein, translating to MLQDTSHHGKASSSSRRLLLAFELLLGVTLLVSCVRVARTGALIWILTVGLEIVVILMLELFRTSAYRDVPIPPREEDVQTAVQSGAAVETKAAAEADDTGTLAEQADSSVVPDEGKAGRVTPHEPIQAPKTLDTHDDHATDEGAMTSKHSQLDLDSLSARITETDDPIAELKLFVGDIRTRMAGGTPDHGKGKRSLSLTVDEAPQHIVHPSGIERFAARVLTEAGLFEDDVELPPLKAVMLNRSSLFYLRIGSKSIPYLARLRVIKLEAALNQIRFATQYLNPRASEQECYELNWLMLNHICVQAGTLDKSLKALEDDIPDSEWSSRRQIATALETLVLPYRLEANFRVNIADGNVSIEFAATPEQVFPSSMPLNGLGIVPSSREVRKRAASVYIQRLAILLAAIAFRSSSKILHVWVAATLDTANRHQCYLSVDFDRWRFSQIDVEKDMDDTGNFNRVYHRFVPAMRIERGILRPVKQTFRLEEPRFCPPRRYEALSLSSRRIPKVQAEVLGCDHVYDLAIEEADKRNYVAIDIMRRLVFDKSDEGSTEKNVRMILDVAGDDPDLSVRSAAERCVQGLIDGTIPEEPFAIGEEFANGDALSKAAERAHEQLDRKDPAGAIMTLKAALADVDGHDLFADSRGIEWRYFGNYVDRALYNRLYGASETSVMLVPDSYFECHLMLSAAYEAQGRHEAACRHAKRTVELAPLDRRAHLHLVHCLEVAGDSEGAIEGLNRLLSTAHDPEGLGIGYYRMAFFQWQKGNILAAEACYKSSLGILRGSFPMAATELATLAMQHPETFREDMSQEEMISILTDADIPIAPTEPIADAFLSCMKASVNAEVFPVARNFVSILAGLYPDDVVFGILRSLETEPDA from the coding sequence ATGCTTCAGGACACGAGCCATCATGGAAAAGCTTCCTCCTCCTCACGGCGGCTGCTTCTCGCCTTCGAACTCCTGCTTGGCGTGACGCTGCTCGTGAGTTGCGTTCGAGTGGCACGGACGGGAGCGCTCATCTGGATACTGACCGTAGGCTTGGAAATCGTCGTCATCCTCATGCTCGAGCTGTTCAGGACGAGTGCCTATCGTGATGTGCCCATACCCCCACGGGAAGAGGACGTGCAGACTGCCGTCCAGTCAGGGGCTGCAGTCGAAACCAAGGCCGCAGCCGAGGCGGACGACACCGGCACCCTGGCTGAGCAGGCAGACAGTTCGGTCGTGCCAGACGAGGGTAAGGCAGGGCGTGTGACCCCACATGAGCCGATCCAAGCCCCGAAGACTCTCGACACGCATGATGACCACGCGACTGACGAGGGCGCGATGACGAGTAAGCATTCTCAACTTGACCTCGACAGCCTCTCGGCCAGGATCACCGAGACCGACGACCCCATAGCCGAGCTTAAGCTCTTTGTGGGTGACATTCGCACGCGCATGGCGGGAGGTACTCCTGACCACGGTAAGGGTAAACGTTCTCTGTCACTGACGGTCGACGAAGCTCCTCAACACATTGTCCACCCCTCTGGCATAGAGCGCTTCGCGGCACGAGTCCTCACAGAGGCGGGCCTCTTTGAGGATGATGTAGAACTCCCACCGCTCAAGGCCGTGATGCTCAATCGCTCTAGCCTGTTCTATCTGCGCATAGGATCAAAAAGCATCCCCTATCTCGCTCGCTTGCGCGTGATCAAGCTCGAGGCCGCGCTCAACCAGATACGCTTTGCGACACAGTACCTCAACCCTCGCGCAAGCGAGCAGGAATGCTATGAGCTCAACTGGCTCATGCTCAACCATATCTGCGTCCAGGCAGGTACCTTGGACAAGTCTCTCAAAGCCCTCGAAGATGACATCCCCGATAGCGAGTGGTCCTCACGCCGCCAGATCGCGACGGCACTCGAGACCCTCGTCCTCCCCTATCGGCTCGAGGCAAACTTTAGGGTCAACATAGCGGACGGCAACGTCTCCATCGAGTTCGCGGCTACGCCAGAGCAGGTGTTTCCCTCATCCATGCCCCTAAATGGGCTCGGCATTGTTCCGAGCTCACGCGAGGTGCGCAAGCGAGCTGCGTCCGTCTATATTCAGCGTCTTGCCATCCTCCTTGCCGCGATTGCCTTTCGCTCATCATCCAAGATCCTCCACGTATGGGTGGCCGCCACGCTCGACACGGCTAACCGTCACCAATGCTACCTCTCTGTTGACTTCGATCGTTGGCGCTTTAGCCAGATAGACGTCGAGAAGGACATGGATGACACCGGAAACTTCAACCGTGTCTACCACCGCTTCGTTCCTGCCATGCGCATCGAGCGCGGCATACTACGCCCAGTCAAGCAGACCTTCCGACTTGAGGAGCCTCGCTTCTGCCCACCTCGGCGCTACGAGGCGTTATCGCTCTCATCGAGGCGCATTCCAAAGGTCCAGGCGGAGGTCCTCGGCTGTGACCATGTCTACGATCTTGCCATCGAGGAGGCGGACAAGCGCAACTACGTCGCGATCGACATCATGCGCAGGCTTGTCTTTGACAAGAGCGATGAGGGTAGCACCGAGAAGAACGTACGCATGATCCTGGACGTTGCGGGTGATGACCCTGACCTGAGCGTTCGCTCGGCTGCTGAGCGCTGCGTCCAAGGTCTCATCGACGGAACCATCCCCGAGGAGCCGTTTGCGATAGGTGAGGAGTTTGCCAACGGCGATGCGCTCTCGAAGGCGGCCGAACGAGCACACGAGCAATTGGACAGAAAGGACCCCGCAGGGGCGATCATGACCCTGAAGGCCGCACTTGCCGATGTCGACGGACACGATCTCTTTGCGGATTCCAGGGGGATCGAGTGGCGCTACTTCGGAAACTACGTTGACCGTGCCCTCTATAATCGTCTCTATGGCGCCTCCGAGACCTCTGTCATGCTCGTTCCTGACAGCTACTTCGAGTGTCATCTGATGCTCTCGGCAGCCTATGAGGCGCAGGGCAGGCACGAGGCCGCCTGCAGGCATGCCAAGCGCACCGTCGAGCTTGCCCCCCTCGATCGCAGGGCGCATCTTCACCTCGTCCACTGCCTCGAGGTGGCAGGCGACAGCGAGGGGGCCATCGAGGGCCTGAACAGACTCCTCTCCACCGCGCACGACCCCGAGGGGCTCGGAATCGGCTACTATCGCATGGCCTTCTTTCAGTGGCAAAAGGGCAACATCCTTGCGGCCGAGGCATGCTACAAAAGCTCGCTCGGCATACTGAGGGGATCGTTTCCAATGGCGGCCACAGAGCTCGCGACCCTCGCGATGCAACATCCCGAGACCTTCCGCGAGGACATGAGCCAAGAGGAAATGATCTCAATCCTCACCGATGCCGACATCCCCATAGCGCCCACCGAACCCATAGCCGATGCCTTCCTCTCGTGCATGAAGGCCTCCGTCAACGCCGAAGTCTTTCCTGTCGCGCGCAACTTCGTGAGCATCCTGGCAGGGCTCTATCCCGACGATGTCGTGTTCGGAATCCTCCGCTCGCTCGAGACGGAGCCGGACGCGTAG
- a CDS encoding polysaccharide deacetylase family protein — protein MAAHRNRNDAEKPHAHHLATPDNDTPSDEDDQQAVAGRKAGRPHTRKNVPHVDETPSGAYYIPSATYGQGVNGNVKRKRKSSKVSAVVAIIVVLCIIAGGTYLWINRPVDITLNGEKYTARTGTSLATLITDHKIAVTPGNNVSVSGNVIKEGKGEPFSANVNGRELSGDQLTSYGIARDDDITVGNGADITEDYTATTTEIQPKLKMEGTYGALAYVSQWGKVGKVEKRTGTVSGETCDVTVQEVQDCIITLHMPTPDSGQKIVAITFDDGPSVYTQRYLDILKQHNVKATFFQIGQNVREYPDLAKAVVEAGHQVACHSDTHPDLTTLDEATLQKELSQSISSIKNATGVDTTMLRPPYGSFREATWLKSKGMLSLSVLWTQDSHDWSRPGADKIVSNSLAGIGSGSIILMHDGGGNRDQDLEALPQILETLQNQGYTFVTLSELMQSDSAIPNEIRTGEAKLPANCVWPSELGDA, from the coding sequence ATGGCAGCTCATAGGAACAGGAATGATGCAGAAAAGCCCCATGCGCATCATCTCGCAACCCCAGACAACGATACCCCCAGCGATGAGGACGACCAGCAGGCCGTAGCAGGAAGGAAGGCAGGGCGTCCGCATACGCGCAAGAATGTCCCTCACGTTGACGAGACGCCTTCGGGAGCCTACTACATTCCCAGTGCCACCTACGGCCAGGGCGTCAACGGCAACGTCAAGAGGAAGCGCAAGTCCAGCAAGGTCTCGGCCGTTGTCGCCATCATCGTGGTGCTCTGTATCATAGCAGGGGGCACCTACCTGTGGATTAACCGACCGGTGGACATAACCTTGAACGGCGAGAAGTACACGGCAAGAACGGGGACGAGTCTCGCGACGCTCATCACCGATCACAAGATAGCGGTGACGCCCGGCAACAACGTCTCGGTCAGCGGCAACGTCATCAAAGAAGGAAAGGGCGAGCCCTTCTCGGCAAACGTCAACGGCAGGGAGCTCTCTGGCGATCAGCTTACCTCATACGGGATCGCGAGGGATGATGACATCACAGTGGGCAATGGCGCCGACATCACCGAGGACTATACCGCGACGACGACCGAGATCCAGCCGAAGCTCAAGATGGAGGGTACCTATGGGGCTCTGGCCTACGTCTCTCAATGGGGCAAGGTGGGCAAGGTCGAGAAGCGCACGGGTACTGTCTCGGGCGAGACCTGCGACGTCACGGTGCAGGAGGTGCAGGACTGCATCATCACGCTACATATGCCGACGCCCGACAGCGGCCAGAAGATAGTCGCCATCACCTTCGACGACGGCCCGAGTGTCTACACCCAGCGCTACCTCGACATCCTCAAGCAGCACAACGTCAAGGCCACCTTCTTCCAGATTGGCCAGAATGTGCGCGAGTACCCCGATCTCGCCAAGGCGGTTGTCGAGGCGGGCCACCAGGTAGCCTGCCATTCCGACACCCACCCAGATCTCACTACGCTCGATGAGGCCACCCTACAGAAGGAGCTCTCCCAGAGCATCAGCTCTATCAAGAACGCCACAGGAGTTGACACGACGATGCTGCGTCCTCCCTATGGATCGTTCAGAGAGGCGACGTGGCTCAAGAGCAAGGGCATGTTGTCCCTCTCTGTCCTATGGACCCAGGACTCCCACGACTGGTCACGACCGGGAGCTGACAAGATCGTCTCGAACTCTCTGGCCGGTATCGGATCGGGTTCCATCATCCTCATGCACGATGGCGGCGGCAACCGTGACCAGGACCTCGAGGCTCTACCCCAGATTCTGGAGACCCTGCAAAACCAGGGCTATACCTTCGTGACCCTCAGTGAGCTGATGCAGTCCGACAGCGCCATTCCCAACGAGATCAGGACCGGCGAGGCGAAGCTACCCGCAAACTGCGTGTGGCCAAGCGAACTCGGAGATGCCTAA